The genomic stretch CAAAATGACCTCTAAAAGTGAATGATAAGAAACAACTACACAGGAAAATAGGAAGCAgttaaaatcagatttttttttccaGTTTTCAGTAGTGTGATATATTGTCTTGAatcatgtaattattataattctCTTTTAGCACCTGTACTTCCTGGTGCATACTATCCCAGCAGTCACACCCATGGGCacagctacatgcaccaaaccagcatgcaTTCACTAAGGTCAATGGAGCTAAGGTCACAACACACAAACATGGTAAGCCTTCATCTATCCTTAatataaatgttacttttacaTTAAATCAGAGTTCATATGTATTAATGTATACAAACCTTGCCTCCAGACTGTATACAGAGCCCTGTATGACTATACAGCACAGGATTATGATGAGGTGTCTTTCCGGGATGGTGATATCATTCAAAATGTGCAGCCAATCGACGAAGGCTGGATGTATGGAAAGGTACAGCGGACAGGTAGATCGGGAATGCTGCCTGCAAACTATGTAGAGGGCATTCGCTAGGTGTCGAAGGTCTCGCACCCGCTGAGCCACAAATGAGTCCTACAGCTGAGCTTCATTGTTTATAGGCaccaaatgtttttaaatggtcACTGGTAGATCTCTATTTTAATAGTGCTAACTAGTCCACATTTGTACGCGTTTATAACACACGTCTCTTATTTTGTAACGCCTGCAGTTCCAGTAACATAGGTGAATGTACGTAACACAGTAAATAGTCTGTACTTTAAGTTTGTGAAGTGACAATATAAAGAGCATGTTGTCAccttattaaatataaaaaataaacatttttacttgCATGTCTTTGTTGCATTGTAAAACAAGAATAACTGTATAAACTGTTTTGAACAATGTGTATTAAATATACCACTAAAACAAtgtttacaaaatgtttttcttttctcttttcAAGCTGTGTGATCAGAGAGACAGCTGAAGTTTATTAAATGCTTCATTTTATAAACGTTTATAACAGTTGATGCTAGTAGCATCTGTAATAGGGGCTGACACTCCATCACAATTAAGTTCCATGATTCCTGATTTAATGTGGATACCATTCCTTCATTACTCAGCTATCCATGTTTCTGTTATATCTTCAGTTCCCCATAGTCCTCATTTTCCTTTCTTCGTTTTGGAAACTTTCTCTTTACGTCTTTTCACGTGCTTTGGTACcttattttttcttttctccCTTTGAGCTTCTTTAACCAATTTCTTCTTTTCCTAAAAGAGACAGAAATGAAAACTTACTGTCAGAAACGTTTGAGAACAAAGAGAGTTTGTTTTGCTTGAGGATGACAGGTACCTTTCTGTCCACTGGTCCTGCCTCACTCTGACTCCCACCCTCTTGTGTGTCATCCTCTCCTgattcttcatcatcatcatcttcttcctcctcttcctcagAGCCTGAACTGTCATTCTGTGTGGAGTCTTGCAGAATCGAGGGTACCTGTCAAATACAAAATTCAACTACAgctttttaaatcaaattttggCAGCTGCTGTTGTTTACATCCTCCATGGGAAATGAAGCCTTAATCCTCCCACATGCTATGTAGGCACAGTACACTCTGAAGATGCCTTTGCACAGATTTACCACATGGAAAAACAAAGGCTGGGCCACATAAGTTGTCTTAATTCTAATCCTTAAACTTAAATATACCAAATGGTCTTGTGAAAATGTACAAATGGCTTGATTCTTCCTACCGTTTGTACACCAGAGAGGTCCTTCCTGAGGCCTGTTACTGTCTGATAAAGGATCTATAATAGAAAACAGATATCACACTTTTAATCACTACTAATAATGCTCATACCACCAGTTCAATGTTACTCATATAGGGGTGCTGATACATAcactgtcattttgtgtattttctgatgATTTTTCCTCCTTTTTCTTCAACATGGTGTCCACATCCCTCTCGTAATGGGTGACCTCATTAAGTGTTCGAGGAATGTAGGCTTTCTTAAACACCTATAATGACAAATAagttgtttacattattaaaagggacatttcacaagacttttttaagatgtaaaacaaATCTTTGATGTCTAtagagtacatatgtaaagaTTTAGCTCGAAATAccttatagataatttattatagcatgatcaaattgccactttgtaggtgtgagcaaaaatgggtgtgtccttttaaatgcaaatgagttgatctctgcactaaatggcagtgccgtggttagataatgcagattaaggggcggtattatcccttttctgacatcacaaggggagtcaaatttcaatgacctatttttcacatgcttgaaaAGAATGTTGTACCCAcactaagttattgggttgatctttttcaaattttctatgttgatagaagcactggggacccaattatagcatttaaacatggaaaagtcagatttgatgatatgtcccctttaaagatatTATAATGGGAATATTCTTGTGTCTTAAATATAGTTTGCTTAAAAATAAGTGCACCTCCTCATCGACTTTGTCTTGATTGGATCGTTCTTCTGCAGTTCTTTCAGATGATATTTCCATTGCCTGCAGACGAACcacaaacatactgtatatgatATACACTGTCGGTTACattactttttagaaatacgaGTACATTATGATCAAAAAGTGACAGAAAAAGGAGAAAAAAACCTGTAATCTCAGTAATACTAATTAGGATGCAACACTGCAATTCACTGACCTTATCGAAGTACTGGTTAATGTTGTCATTGGTTATGGATGGATCTGTGACAAACTCAAACAACTCACGTACAGTCATAACTGCCACATTATGTTTCTGAAAGAAGTCTGAGAGAAAAAATtattaagaacaaataaatctttggtaaCATTAACAGCATATTTGTTAACTTAATTAACCTATGCTAGGTTGACTAAATAAAGCTTTGCGATTAAGTTTTTCGTGCACTGTATGTTGCTGCCACCTAGTGGTGAATAATATAAACCGTTTATACAAGCAGACTGTTTTGCGTCTGGTTTTGATgagtttttgtttaaaatattgtttacttaaaaaaataaacgttgCCAAAGCAAATTAAATAATGTGGATGTACTTTCAAAAAATTAAAGTTgtaattaaactgaaatttaatttaatgaattttgtgtgtttctaccaagaaataaaaaaaacatcaaccATATAAGACTCCTGAagataattattatgtatatttaaacatatGTACACATAAGTGTAtacatttcagatttttttttattttacataaatacattttttatatataatatagaatatataaacatttaaataaatatatatatatacacacatgttaatgtttcttaaatacagacatgaaagtgtttgtgtgtatttatatatacataataattacacacagcgcaCACACTTGTATATTGTTACAAATCACTGTTATTTTGTAtctgattaatctttgcccagcactagtttATAAATGTCTTATAAAATGTAATGATTTTGTGTACTAGGTGTATgggtttatgtaaaaaaaaagcttATTTAGCGAAaccaaaacaagcaaaaattcAAATATCGTGACATATCGATAAACTCAAATCTCTTTGGTTATTGTGTGTCTCACGACTTATCGTTATGTGATATTTTATCACACAAAAACCAATGAGATTTAAAGTTGTCTACATTTCCATGTTAAAATTGAGCACTTTGGTAAATACATTAAGTGAtagatattttaaagtgtttatcTGTGATAGCATGCGGGCaagtaaattataatttttctgtgAACTTTAACCTGATATTTCATAGGCAAGGCTTGTGATGGCTTTATTTAGGAATtataaaatttatattattGTGTGCTTTTTAATACAAGCTTAAGAGTCTGACATAATCTTAAATAAAACTAGGGTTCTGCATGCCTACCATTTACATTGCTGCAATCCTTGCGAAGAAACTCCAGGGCATGAGGGTGATCGTGCTCAACAGACTGGGACACATCGATAATATAAGCATCTCCATTATGATAACTGCAAAACCAAAGTAGTAGTTTAAAAATACAGCAAACTAACAATATGAACGTGCTTCAATACATTGACCaataactgataatgaagtGACTGCATGCATCTTTCATTTGGGCTTACAGCATGTTAAACTCGCTGAGGTCGGCATGGACCAGGCGAGCTTCTTGGTACATTATTCTCATGTTCTGAATGACTTGTAGATAAAGTTCACGGGCTTTGGATTCAGACAGGTCAGCATTCTTCAGCAGAGGAGCAGGCCTGaggaaaataaaacacacataaTGCAAGTCTTGAATATTGTGAAATATGTTGAAAACATGCTTTATCAGTTCATCAGTCATTAACTCAACACTCAGAAATGTTATGCTTATTTAAGTGCTGACTTATATGTTGCCATGGACTAGACAACTAACAGCATGCACACAAAAGACAACTATTTCAGGTAGCAATACATTATGGTGTCGAGCTATTTTCAATCAGTCAGGTCATGTGACCTTAAGCTGTTAAACATCATGACTTAACATAGTACTGTAGAATTAAACAGACTATAAATATGGCTAATGCTCACGTGGGCATCAAaatgtgtgaccctggaccattcagctttccattgatgtatggctTATTAGGATAagccaatatttggccgagatacaactatttaaaaaatctggaatctgagagtgcaaaaaatctaaatattgagaaaatcgtctgtaaagttgtccaaatgaagtccttagcaatacatattactaatgataatttttttatatttatggtagAAAATATGCACAATTTATatttatggaacatgatctttacttaatatcctaatgatttttggcatttaaaaaaatctttaattttGCCCTATACAATGTAAAGTAGTAATGTATAGGCTATGGCAACAAATAAACCCGTGCTACTTATACTGTAACTTAAAAAGAGTCACATGTGTAAAGCATTTCagtatttcagattttttttagacATAAAAATGTCAGAGTTAACCTTAAAAATGTTCATCAACATGTGTAAATGGTGAACAAATGCAGGGTAAACTGAATTAACGTCTGCATACATGTCATCTCGACCAATGAAGCTCATGACGAGCACATGACTCCGCAACATGATGGGCTCTGGACTGGGAATTTGTGCTGTCTGTAGTCTTGAGATAAACAGAAATCACGTTAGAGACAAATGTCATGATGAAATACACTTTAAATGTGAAAGTGCTGAGATAGGAACAACATATCATGTTCAAAATACATGACGCTCACCTGATCAAGTTTCTCATCTCTTTCTCTGCCCAAGTACGCACCATTTTCCTAGGATTGCCCTTGCAGTAGCCATGGCGGAACCTAAATTGAATTCAGTCATGGATATTTTTCGTTTAGCACACAAATGAGTCAAGACTTAAGTCCTACACAAAATCATTTGTCTTACCTGAACTCCCCACTGACATATTTATCTCTGTCTTTGAATAATAAAATTGaagttttgtatattttgatgGCTCTGCTTTCACCTTTGGCCGTAGTTGCATGGTAGACGTTTGCCTATGGGACCGAACACACATCAGAAATAAATACCCATCACTAGCAGTCCTGGCTGGACACAAAGTAGAATAACTTGTGAATGAGGTATGAAAAAAAACATGCCTCTTTGCCTGTGCTGATACATCCATTGATCTCTGAAAAGACTCCTCGGCTgagcattttgaataaaatcatACGAGTCCGGGGGTCCAAAACCTGCAATCACAGTAAAGCTTAGATTAAATAGTACAGCCACAGTGCTGTATTCAATGTGATGATAAATCTACTCCAGTTATTTGTTAAGTAACTGAGACAAGACTTTACGGAATTTTGTAATATAATAACCCATTTAAGACAATTTATAAATAAGGCTTGAGAAGATGCACCTGTTCAACGGTCGCTCGATCGGATTTGTCCTTTACTCGaaacctaaataaaaaagaaaggaaaacTTCAATGTATGTGCtttttatggtttaaaatgctATATTTACATTCTAAGAGGATATGGTTACATACGTCTCTGCATCCCTTTGTTTTTGCATCACATTGACTTTATTCATCACAAAATCAGAATAAGTCCGTTTATCTGTAAAACAGAAACAGATTTAATTCTGACAAAAGAAATACATATAAAATCCACAGTATATACATGAAGCTAAGCTATCCTTCATCTCACTGCTGCTTTATTTGTTGGTAATGTTTAGTGAAAGAATTGTGGGCTTACCgaggtttattttgttttcaaatTTTCTCAGGACCTTGTCTGATGGAGTGGACATTTTTGAGGATTTAGCATTAGAGCTCTGTCGATTAGCCTAGTGGAAAGAAATAGAGATGAATCATACTGCCATATATAGTTACATTTCCCACAATCCCAAAGGTTCTTGACATGAATACCTGCTGATTATTTCCAGTCTTCATTGCAGTGTAGCGCTTTGTGAAGTCTCCTCCTCCTCCTGATTCATTCCAATcccaatcatcatcatcatcatcatcatcatactcctcatcatcatcttcatagTCATCTTCATTTTCATCTTTCTTGTCAATAGTAACTTCACTGATATGCGTCTCCGGTGAGGGCTTGATTTCAGACTCACTGAAAAAATATCACAATATTTCCCATGCTTAACTATAAAGATAAATCTTCAATGCAAGTAATTTTTGTTAGCATACACACCAATGGGTtgtcaaaaaatacatttaggtTCAAACAACTGACAGTTTGACAAATGACAGGACGTAACTTTCTCAGCATGTGGACTTTGTGCTTTCTCTTAAGGTATGTAATGTATGTCATCCATAAGCGATACAATTACTTATTTAAATCTTAGTTTGAAGAAGTTAAAATTATGTTTCACATGCAATTGTGTCAGGACTCTGCTAATTGCTTAAAAGCTATATAAATTACCCCCATATTCTTAATTACAACACTGTATGATTGACTAGTAAATATGATGAACGTTAACGTTAGTCAATAGAAAGTTTCATACATTCCCGTTTCCTCTGCGTCGTCAAACTGCCCTGGTACAAACTGGGACATCATTATACTTTAAATGTTCGTAAAGTATTAAATATGTCTTGTAATGTAAGTAAACTGATCTTGTGCTTTCGCGTGTGATCTACACTcactaaaaacacacacatgctaCGTGCACGCGCGCACTTCCTGCCACGTGGGTAAGGGTGCCGAGAAGGAACATGAAAAACCGCAACGCAAAATACTTACGCATAGGTTTAGCTTAcgtcccaggctaaaatgcatgtttgatctgcctaattgaagaaaaaaacatatcttaacatatattagTGCCATATcagtgtctcaagatgcacaccagtattgtttttgtaaggtttgttagtaaaaatgacttaaatgtcctataacgtaaggcctagtcctggatgaATCTAAAAAaccctgttcgggaaaccacACTATTAAGTCAAATCTTTACCTGTATAAATATTTTGTTGAATTAGAGgaattaagttattttaaagaaaaacaccacagtttttcaatattgtactatgttcttacctcaacttagacaaattaatacacacctatctgttttcaatgcgtgcaaataatctttgtacagcgcgttgtgaatgtgttagcatttagcctagccccattcattcctatggctccaaacagggctgatttagaagccaccaaacacttcaatgttctccctatttaaagactgttacatgagtaaattctttatctgcttaaattttgtgccatcatacttacttgtgtaactactcatgtaacagtctttaaattgAGGACATGAAAGTgattggtggcttctaaattcatcactcattttttgaataaaaaaatatataaattattttaccACTTTTATGTTGTCTTTTAAATAAAGTGGTGCATCCAGGTTTCTGGGAATGTCTGGTTGGTCTCTGTATTTTAACCTAAAACTGTAAGTCTAAAGAgtttaaatgacaaatattagttgggtaaaaaaaacacacactactttcattctttctttgtgtacatttatttattgcatGATTTATTCACTTTACAGGGTTGAACAGAGAGGTGGGaaaattaaaatcaatgagTTGTATACATCTGAATTGATCTGATATTTACAATCCATTTGACAAACATGGTCAATGATGCTGAAAGCCAACCATCTAAAGGGTTTTTAATGCAATTTTCTGCAGAAAAAGGTTGATTTTTTAGCTTAAGCATATTTGTGACCAAATTCGTATATATCTGCACTGACTATGgtttacaataaaacaaaagaTGTTTAATACACAAGACCGATTACTAAACAAAATTCATTATTTGAAAAGCCCCTGAGGAGAGAATAACTGAGATAACAATCACCAAATCAGATTACATGcaaaatcatcaactatataCTCATACTGTCAACCCCATCGATAATATACCATATGGTTTAATGTATTTAGAGCAACAGCTGTATTGGCAAAAGGTTGCAATAGctgaaaaacaaagacaaaaaggTGTACTTATATAAAGCATCTGAATCTCCAAAGTATCTCACTATTTCCAAGATTCATCTTTCTGATTCTTTTTGCACCACAGATTGGATCCTACATGGCTTCTCAATATTACGACCATGCACTTTAGATTGATCAATAAATAACTGCATAAAATGTTCAGTGTTTACTATCATTGACATAACTGTGCACACTCACACACATTTACAAGTACATAAatcattacacacacacacacacacaacaaaaaagaaaatgtttttcagCCAAAACATAAAGACAATTTACAaggtttttttaaattatacattGGTTTAAATTCCATTAACTGAAAACATTTCCACACCAATAAGATTTGGAAACTAATCCATCCATTTTAAATCTGTTCATGTAAAATTAGGAGTTCTGTAGGTCCTAAAACCCACACTATATTGCAACATTAGTGTAAAACTGTATGAAGTGTTTTTGATTGAGGATAAAATAATATCCTTTTTACATAAGACAGTAATTGATTATTAATGATAACTGAAGGTCTACCTTTCAGATCCTTAGTGTGAATGAATACCAGTGCTGATAAAGTCAGAATGAATCCTAGTAAGATTTCCAGTAGCACAAAACCCAAGGCGGCAAACACAAATCACACTGTATAGATACACAAAAGGCACTCCGATTCACACTGACATTGAATACATACTGTGTTCATCTCTTTGTATGCGAGTCTCTAGTCTCTTTGATCCACAGTCTTTGCAATTTAATACTTTACGCTTTGTGCCACAAGAGGGTGCTGTTTCAAGACTTCCAGTAATTCATACACACGTCTGCATCATTTGTCAACGAGGCTCAAAGATGGAGGATAATATACAAAGAATAGGCAAATATTGCCAATAAACCGATTGACCGATGATCACCCAAAATCAAATATAAAGCTAAATTACAGAACTTAACAgcaattttatcataaatgtaATCAGCCAATCCTCAAAAAGTAAAAATGAGTCAGGCACTTTTCGATTTCACAAGATAAACTTTTTgactaaaaacaaaaaacttaagaataatacattttaatgctGATATATAAATCTTCTGTTCATACAAATGTTCTTATTGTAATATAAAGGCTTTATatgatttgttaaaaaaaaatcatataaatAGGATTAAAATGCTACCATCCAGTTGAGATGATCCAGGTCTCTCCTCTAAATAGCATTAAGGCATCAAGAGGCATCAGAAATTCTCCATcgtatacatactgtataagacAAATGTTGCAATATGCCATACTTTTGTAGTTTTTCTGGACACTTGATAAACAATggcacaaaatcaatttcctGAGGCACCACAGTACGCTAGGTTTTTGCAGGTTCTGGGTCACAGCCTGATTGGGTTTCTTCCAAGGCAACATGGATCAAAGGCTCCTCCATTTGAGGTTCATCCCGTTCAGCCCCATCTGGCTGAGGGTCTTTGGAAGGCTCTTCAGCAGAATCCATCTTCTTGTCTTCATGTTCTTCGGGTTCCTGCTTCTCCACTACATCTTCTTCACTGTCCTCCGCTTGGGGCAGCTCAGCTCCCTCGCTTTCATATTCGGTTTGGAGTGGAGCTGTTGCTTCACTTTCACTTCCAGATGGACACTTGACCTCTTTATCCTCCAGAGCCGCAGTGTCATCTCCCGCTCCGTCATTTTCTTCATTGGTTTCTGCCTCATCGGTTCCTTTTTCATCCGCCAGTTTCTGGTGGACACGTTGGTGCCTCACCAGACTGTGTTTCAGAGTAAAGGTGCGGAAACAAGTTTGGCACTTGTAAGGTCTCTCACCTGCAACACGAAAAGGTTTTTGTCATTTGTAtcaattttgtattattattatatttgaaaatcttgaaaaaataaatttgtgctTACCGGTATGTGAGCGCATGTGTCTAGTCAAGTCTTGCAGGCTCCAAAAACGTTTGCTGCACACAGCACAGACCTTCTTCCTCTTATCGGTTTTGCCTCCAGCCCGGTCACTTTCTTCTTCTAAAGCCCTGAGCTCTGAGCAACCActttcttcatcatcatcactcTCAATCTCATCCCTCTCTTTCTTCTCTTCCTCTGCACCGCTCTCCACACAGCTGCTCTCATCTTCTTTTTCAACACCTTCTACCTTGGCCTCCTCCTCCAGCTCTTTTTTAGGAGCTGCGATCGGGGTTTGGTTGGACTCGGTAGGTTGTCGTCTTCCTTTCTTACCTCCATCTTCCTGATGGACCTCCTGAACATGAGTTTTCTGGTGCCGGCTGAGAGTAGCTGCGTGGCGAAAGGTCTTCTTGCAGGTAGCACAAGTATGAGGGAATTCCTCCACCTGACCGGCTGGTTCTGGAATGGCTTCGGTTAATTTAGGCTGGTGCTGCACTTCTTGGGAAAGCTTGAAGTCTACAAGCGTGTTGGCGAGGTTCATATCAAGACTCTTATTGCTTTGAGAGTCATCGTCGTCGTTTTGGATCGTCTCAGGGTTTGCGTCAGCTGCATGTGTTTCGATTGGATCTCTGATGCAATCTGTTTGTTCTGTGGCCGATTGTTTTGTTTGTTCTGGTGATTGTTCGGGTGATGAGAACTTCTCCTCTTGGTTAGGGTTGACTGTGCTCAGATCAGTAGCATCCCCAGGTACAGGAGGTTCAGTGTCAGATATACTTTCTACAAAGACAAACAAGGGTAAGTTAAGCACTATgtataatatacattttcataACACAAAAGCGATCCCACATTTACGCTTTTCAAAGCAGCTTACACTGCATTACAAGGtgtacattttatcattatatGTGTTACGTGAGATCGAACCCACACCGTTTTTCTCCTGctacgcaatgctctaccactgagctatgtTTACAGcttggtacaaaaagtgttttgcgTCTGTATAGCTCATTTTGACCTTcatgaggggggtgaatttttttgtaagcctttaagttctgcataattaagggcgtggccacttgagtgacagttgaacagccactgctgtcactagggTGGATTTagcaaccagtcacctcagcttTACCCACGTCCCACCTTTTTACCCATTTTCAGATATCTGCGAGTGATGCGCGGTGACGCaaggccaagatggcgacggcaggcaccTTAAAAAAGGATCTTCAGAAATCTGTTgggacgtcacggacactacgtccatcttttttacagtttatgggTTTAACCAGTACGTTTTTGGAGAAAAATGCTACATGATCTTCCATTTTACAGGAAAGACTTTACATATAAGACTATTTAAAAAGCACAACTGTACTGACCATTGGTACCCGTGCTTCCTTGAGATCCTTCATCAGCCTTGGGTTTGGTTCGAGACGCATTGTGTTGAAGACCTCGATTAGATACTCCATGCTTTCGGAGAAGGTGGCGCTCACAGTTCGACTTAGTAGAAAAGAACGCCTCACACTGAGGACAAGGATATGGCTTCTGACCTGTGAAATAAATGCACAAGTCATGATTTCATATCCTAGATACCTAAAATAAAGCAAGACGTATTAAATTCACTTCTATAA from Paramisgurnus dabryanus chromosome 6, PD_genome_1.1, whole genome shotgun sequence encodes the following:
- the riok1 gene encoding serine/threonine-protein kinase RIO1, with the translated sequence MMSQFVPGQFDDAEETGIESEIKPSPETHISEVTIDKKDENEDDYEDDDEEYDDDDDDDDWDWNESGGGGDFTKRYTAMKTGNNQQANRQSSNAKSSKMSTPSDKVLRKFENKINLDKRTYSDFVMNKVNVMQKQRDAETFRVKDKSDRATVEQVLDPRTRMILFKMLSRGVFSEINGCISTGKEANVYHATTAKGESRAIKIYKTSILLFKDRDKYVSGEFRFRHGYCKGNPRKMVRTWAEKEMRNLIRLQTAQIPSPEPIMLRSHVLVMSFIGRDDMPAPLLKNADLSESKARELYLQVIQNMRIMYQEARLVHADLSEFNMLYHNGDAYIIDVSQSVEHDHPHALEFLRKDCSNVNDFFQKHNVAVMTVRELFEFVTDPSITNDNINQYFDKAMEISSERTAEERSNQDKVDEEVFKKAYIPRTLNEVTHYERDVDTMLKKKEEKSSENTQNDSILYQTVTGLRKDLSGVQTVPSILQDSTQNDSSGSEEEEEEDDDDEESGEDDTQEGGSQSEAGPVDRKEKKKLVKEAQREKRKNKVPKHVKRRKEKVSKTKKGK